Proteins from a genomic interval of Posidoniimonas polymericola:
- a CDS encoding DUF362 domain-containing protein yields MSAHDKSLIDRRSLLGLGGLAAAGLVAVPAIEKMRKSQSPVFIAKGKTYQSDLAATIRDGLLACDVQAGSFKGKRVLLKPNLVEPTRKSPHMTTHPAMIVAAAEVFRGWGAEVSVGEAPGHVRDTEMALVESGVGEALSDGGLKFADLNYEEVGWRRNRGKYSGLKGIYLPRSVLEADVVVSMPKMKTHHWVGVTCGMKNMYGVMPGIKYGWPKNVLHHNGIPQTVADINATMTRTMTIVDGIDCMEGDGPILGTMKHMGLVVVGANLPAVDATVARIMGLDPTKIEYLQLASHYLGAIDDDYLVQRGENWRELVSPFHILDESHLQKLRATPEGDLVS; encoded by the coding sequence ATGTCCGCCCACGACAAGAGCTTGATCGATCGCCGCTCGCTCCTCGGCCTCGGCGGCCTGGCCGCCGCCGGTCTGGTCGCCGTGCCCGCCATCGAGAAGATGCGGAAGAGCCAATCCCCGGTGTTCATCGCCAAGGGCAAGACCTACCAGAGCGATCTCGCGGCGACGATCCGAGACGGCCTGCTGGCCTGCGACGTGCAGGCCGGCTCGTTCAAGGGCAAGCGGGTGTTGCTGAAGCCCAACCTGGTCGAGCCAACCCGCAAGTCGCCCCACATGACGACCCACCCGGCGATGATTGTCGCGGCGGCTGAGGTGTTCCGCGGCTGGGGCGCCGAGGTCAGCGTCGGCGAGGCGCCCGGCCATGTCCGCGACACCGAGATGGCCCTGGTCGAATCGGGCGTCGGCGAGGCCCTGAGCGACGGCGGGCTGAAGTTCGCCGACCTGAACTACGAGGAGGTCGGCTGGCGCCGCAACCGAGGCAAGTACAGCGGGCTTAAGGGGATCTACCTGCCCAGGTCGGTGCTCGAGGCCGACGTGGTGGTCTCGATGCCGAAGATGAAGACGCACCACTGGGTCGGCGTGACCTGCGGCATGAAAAACATGTACGGCGTGATGCCCGGCATCAAGTACGGCTGGCCCAAGAACGTCCTGCACCACAACGGCATCCCCCAGACCGTGGCCGACATCAACGCCACGATGACGCGGACCATGACCATCGTCGACGGCATTGACTGCATGGAGGGCGACGGCCCCATCCTCGGCACGATGAAGCACATGGGCCTGGTGGTGGTCGGGGCCAACCTGCCGGCGGTCGACGCCACGGTTGCGAGGATTATGGGGCTCGACCCTACGAAGATCGAGTACCTGCAGCTCGCCTCGCACTACCTCGGGGCCATCGACGACGACTACCTGGTTCAGCGCGGCGAGAACTGGCGGGAACTGGTGTCGCCGTTCCACATCCTCGACGAGTCGCACCTGCAGAAGCTCCGCGCGACGCCCGAAGGCGACCTGGTTTCGTAG
- a CDS encoding right-handed parallel beta-helix repeat-containing protein, whose amino-acid sequence MKRLLRVACWAVALLPALSSGRDIYVNNLAGDDRLSGLNQELSGDHGPVASICRALKIAAAGDHVIVANTGELYREQLSVFGCNLRGYEDRPLTISGNGATLDGTVMAADGSWRHVDGDVFAMSPRRLTFQQLFKAGSPLARVRVASATDADQALQPLQWAMTQNEILLRVDRGRLPEQYELRHAGMQTGITLYNTRHVVVEDFVVQGFQQDGVNAHTLVNDCVLRRIECRANGRSGLSVGGASRVLVEESGFYDNGRAQVRVEGHAKLTLDGCELDDDQDAAPYLLQRGDLTIDGERLQSR is encoded by the coding sequence ATGAAACGCCTGCTGCGAGTCGCCTGCTGGGCCGTCGCCCTCCTGCCAGCCCTCAGCAGTGGGCGTGACATCTACGTCAACAACCTGGCCGGCGACGACCGCCTGTCGGGGCTGAACCAGGAGCTGTCGGGCGACCACGGCCCGGTCGCCAGCATCTGCCGGGCTCTGAAGATCGCGGCTGCGGGCGACCACGTGATTGTCGCCAACACGGGCGAGCTTTACCGCGAGCAACTCTCCGTGTTCGGGTGCAACCTGCGCGGGTATGAGGACCGCCCGCTCACCATCTCCGGCAATGGGGCGACCCTCGATGGGACCGTGATGGCCGCCGACGGTTCCTGGCGGCACGTCGACGGCGACGTGTTCGCGATGTCGCCGCGGCGGCTGACCTTCCAACAGCTCTTTAAGGCCGGGTCGCCGCTGGCGCGGGTGCGGGTCGCGTCCGCGACCGACGCCGATCAAGCCCTGCAGCCGCTGCAGTGGGCCATGACCCAGAACGAGATCCTGCTGCGTGTTGACCGAGGCCGGCTTCCCGAGCAATACGAACTCCGCCACGCCGGCATGCAGACCGGCATCACGCTCTACAACACCCGCCATGTCGTGGTGGAGGACTTCGTCGTCCAGGGCTTCCAGCAGGACGGCGTCAACGCGCACACGCTGGTCAACGACTGCGTGCTCCGCCGGATCGAGTGCCGCGCAAACGGCCGCAGCGGCCTCAGCGTCGGCGGGGCGTCCCGCGTGCTGGTCGAAGAGTCGGGCTTCTACGACAACGGCCGTGCCCAGGTGCGGGTCGAGGGGCACGCGAAGCTGACCCTCGACGGCTGCGAACTCGACGACGACCAGGACGCGGCGCCGTACCTGCTGCAACGAGGCGACCTCACCATCGACGGCGAGCGTCTACAGAGTCGGTAG
- a CDS encoding lysylphosphatidylglycerol synthase transmembrane domain-containing protein has product MVKLLVGGLIIGWLAWHAQQNDKFHELVAGEKRWGMLLLAFLGACFTTALSFLRWRIVALAAGVPLSVGEALRLGSLGFTLNFVSPGSVGGDLFKAAVLARDRPGRRTAAITTVVVDRALALVSLLGFAAFGFLFVRRFGPPLPMDAQVAGWIAVGVAVGAPLVLAVLLAPGVVSPALISRVQRLPLVGGVLSQSLWCWSDYRAGARYLFMALGMCVVGHLVLVSCYYLVAKGLPLESPGWLAHAFMVPFACLSGSIPIFPAGLGAVEGTLDYFYQWFGAGFGNGSFVAFGYRLVTVCVACITAPYYLTHQALVKRTLAEVESQPEAA; this is encoded by the coding sequence GTGGTGAAACTGCTGGTGGGTGGTCTGATTATCGGCTGGCTCGCCTGGCACGCTCAACAGAATGACAAGTTTCACGAGCTAGTCGCCGGTGAAAAGCGCTGGGGTATGCTGCTGCTGGCGTTTTTAGGGGCCTGCTTCACGACCGCGTTGTCGTTCCTGCGGTGGCGGATCGTCGCGCTGGCGGCCGGGGTCCCGCTGTCGGTCGGCGAGGCGCTGCGGCTTGGCTCGCTTGGCTTCACCCTGAATTTTGTTAGCCCCGGCTCGGTCGGCGGCGACCTGTTCAAAGCGGCCGTTCTCGCACGAGACCGGCCGGGACGCCGCACCGCCGCCATCACGACCGTGGTGGTCGATCGGGCGTTGGCGCTGGTGTCGCTGCTGGGGTTCGCCGCCTTCGGGTTTTTGTTCGTGCGGAGATTTGGCCCGCCGCTCCCGATGGACGCTCAGGTTGCAGGCTGGATAGCCGTGGGGGTGGCGGTTGGGGCCCCGTTGGTATTGGCGGTCCTGCTGGCGCCTGGGGTGGTTTCGCCGGCCCTGATCTCGAGGGTCCAGCGGCTGCCCCTGGTCGGCGGTGTGCTCTCGCAGAGCCTCTGGTGCTGGTCCGACTACCGCGCGGGGGCGCGCTACCTGTTTATGGCCCTGGGGATGTGCGTGGTCGGGCACTTGGTGCTGGTGAGCTGCTACTACCTGGTCGCCAAGGGGCTGCCGCTCGAATCTCCGGGCTGGCTGGCGCACGCCTTCATGGTGCCGTTCGCGTGTTTGTCGGGTTCGATCCCGATCTTCCCCGCCGGACTCGGCGCGGTTGAGGGGACGCTCGACTACTTCTACCAGTGGTTTGGCGCCGGCTTTGGGAACGGCTCGTTCGTCGCCTTTGGGTACCGGCTGGTTACCGTGTGCGTCGCCTGCATCACGGCGCCCTACTACCTCACGCACCAGGCGCTCGTCAAACGCACCTTGGCCGAGGTCGAATCACAGCCGGAAGCGGCCTGA
- a CDS encoding MFS transporter, whose translation MPLPSAEASPPDPLTSTGLHWRLSVMMALQWATIGAWTATLATYIGANTQPLGDAIFGASFVGDIGAAAAFGALFSPVLCGILVDRWFNIEHVLSALNILACGLLIAMSFADQQGLFFMISVAYYLVYAPTGALCSSIALRRLPNSARDFPRVRAMGTVGYIVSASLVGLWPLLTGHSIEATVVPMWIGGVVHAAYAVYALTLPLTPPEETESGGQFSGVQKLWRSRGVLLFLGFSVLAAIPFRGYESFINLYLNQNDYTFPAWVQTFAQYSEVLVMVAIPLLTARFSLKSLLLVGVLAWAARFALLAFSNGAAYPWMTYTAIMLHGFSFVLVFILGQLYIDRLAPAGARASAQGMHVLAVFGIGTLIGSRLTGWAQSVWLTPLGVDPPPYEWQKFWLLQCGVSLAAAAMFAIFFIETPLTTGDASASPQPPEPGPEELAEAEAHNPTA comes from the coding sequence GTGCCCCTACCATCCGCAGAAGCCTCACCGCCCGACCCCCTGACCTCCACCGGCCTGCACTGGCGGTTGTCGGTCATGATGGCGCTGCAGTGGGCCACGATCGGCGCCTGGACGGCCACCCTGGCCACGTACATCGGCGCCAACACCCAGCCCCTGGGCGACGCGATCTTCGGGGCCTCGTTTGTGGGAGACATCGGCGCCGCGGCGGCGTTCGGAGCCTTGTTCTCTCCCGTGCTGTGCGGGATTCTGGTCGACCGCTGGTTCAACATCGAGCACGTTCTCTCGGCGCTGAACATCCTTGCATGCGGGCTGCTGATCGCGATGTCGTTCGCGGATCAACAGGGCCTGTTCTTCATGATCTCGGTCGCGTACTACCTGGTCTACGCGCCGACCGGCGCCCTGTGCAGCAGCATCGCGCTCCGCAGGCTGCCGAACTCCGCCCGCGATTTCCCCCGCGTCCGCGCGATGGGAACCGTCGGCTACATTGTGTCCGCCAGCCTGGTCGGGCTGTGGCCGCTGCTGACCGGGCACAGCATCGAGGCGACCGTGGTCCCGATGTGGATCGGCGGGGTCGTGCACGCCGCCTACGCGGTCTACGCGCTGACGCTCCCCCTGACGCCGCCGGAGGAGACCGAGTCCGGTGGTCAGTTCAGCGGCGTGCAGAAGTTGTGGCGTAGTCGCGGGGTGCTGCTCTTTCTGGGCTTCTCGGTGCTGGCGGCGATCCCGTTCCGCGGCTACGAGTCGTTTATCAACCTCTACCTGAATCAGAACGACTACACGTTTCCGGCCTGGGTGCAAACCTTCGCCCAGTACTCCGAGGTGCTGGTGATGGTGGCCATCCCACTGCTCACCGCCCGCTTCAGCCTCAAGAGCCTGCTGCTGGTCGGCGTGCTGGCCTGGGCGGCCAGGTTCGCCCTGCTGGCGTTCTCTAACGGAGCCGCCTACCCGTGGATGACCTACACCGCGATCATGCTGCACGGCTTCAGCTTCGTGCTGGTGTTCATCCTCGGCCAGCTCTACATCGACCGCCTGGCGCCGGCCGGCGCTAGGGCTTCGGCCCAGGGCATGCACGTGCTGGCCGTGTTCGGCATCGGCACGCTGATTGGTTCGCGCCTGACAGGCTGGGCGCAGTCGGTTTGGCTGACCCCGCTGGGCGTCGATCCCCCGCCCTACGAGTGGCAGAAGTTCTGGCTGCTGCAGTGCGGCGTGAGCCTGGCCGCCGCCGCTATGTTCGCAATCTTCTTTATCGAGACGCCCCTCACCACCGGCGACGCATCCGCCAGCCCCCAACCGCCCGAGCCCGGCCCGGAAGAACTCGCCGAGGCCGAGGCCCACAACCCCACCGCGTAG